GCCGGCTTCCACGCCATCGGTGACGCGGCGGTCTCCGCCGTGGTGGCGGGCGTCCGAGCCGCCGCCGGGGCCCTGGGTACGGCCCGGGTCCGAGCCGCCAGGCACCGGGTGGAGCACGCCGAGATGCTCACCCCTGAGACCATCGCCGCCTTCGCCGAGCTGGGGCTCACCGCCTCCGTCCAGCCGGCCTTCGACGCGGCCTGGGGCGGCCCCGACGGCATGTACGCCCGGCGCCTCGGCGCCGAGCGCGCCGCGACGCTCAATCCGTACGCCGCCCTGCTGCGCGCCGGTGTGCCCCTCGCCTTCGGCTCGGACAGCCCGGTCACCCCGCTGGACCCCTGGGGGACCGTGCGGGCCGCCGCCCACCACCGCACACCCGGCCACCGGGTCTCTGTGCGCGCCGGTTTCGCCGCGCACACACGGGGCGGCTGGCGAGCCGTGGGGCGGGACGACGGGGGCGTACTCGTCCCGGGGGCCCCGGCCGACTACGCCGTCTGGCGTACGGGTGACCTGCTGGTCCAGGCCCCCGACGACCGGGTGGCGCGCTGGTCGACCGATCCCCGCTCCGGTACCCCTGGCCTGCCCGATCTCACCCCGGGCGCGGACCTTCCTGTGTGCCTTCGCACGGTGGTGTTCGGACAAAATGTCTACGTACGGCCGAACGAGTGACGTCGCGATATTCCGTACCGCCGATCGATGGCGCGGGGACTCTGCGACGACCTGCGCGTCCTCGGCGCTGACCAGGCGTTTTCCGAAGAAATAGCAGGTCGGGCGACTGTTGACAGAAAGCGCCCACGGGCCGGTAGGTTCGGCCGGGTCCACCACTGGACGTCCGACCGGTCAAACCTCCACGCAGTCGTCGAACGCCGCTGGGTCATGTGGGGTGGTGCGCCGCACCGGTGCACCACCACTGACAGCCAGGTTCAGCGCCCGCGCCTCGGGGGCGAGGGAAGGTTTCGTCCGGACGGCAGGTGCGACCCGGGTGGGGCCCGGAGGTTCAGTAGACAACGGCTCTAGGTCGACCCGCAGCCAGCGGATCCCAGGTCGGCCCGAAGGACACCGGGCCCCCATCCGCAGTGGCCCCCTTCTGTCCGCAGTTCCGTGCTTCTGTCCGCGTGGGCGGACGCCACCCCGTGACCATGTCGGAGTCCTGCCGCCCCGTGCTGGATATGGTGTGCACCTGCGTACGGACTTTAAGGGGCAGTAGTGAACGACGGCGGTCAGAGGCAGTTCGGCCCGCTCGGCAGAGTCTTGGTGATCATTCCGACCTACAACGAGGCCGAGAACGTCAAGCTGATCGTCGCCCGGGTGCGCGCCGCCGTTCCGGAAGCGGACATCCTCGTCGCCGACGACAACAGCCCCGACGGCACCGGCAAGGTCGCCGACGAGCTGGCGGTCGGCGACAGCCATGTGCAGGTCCTGCACCGCAAGGGCAAGGAAGGGCTCGGCGCCGCCTACCTGGCCGGTTTCCGCTGGGGCTCCGAGCACGGCTACGGCGTCCTGGTCGAGATGGACGCGGACGGCTCGCACCAGCCGGAGGAACTGCCCCGTCTCCTCACCGCCCTGAAGGGCGCCGACCTGGTCCTCGGCTCGCGCTGGGTGCCCGGCGGCCGGGTGGTCAACTGGCCCCGGCACCGCGAGATGATCTCGCGCGGCGGCAGCCTCTACTCCCGGATGCTGCTGGGCCTCTCGGTCCGGGACGTCACCGGCGGCTACCGGGCCTTCCGCACCGAGACCCTGGACGGACTCGGCCTCGACGAGGTCGCCTCGCAGGGGTACTGCTTCCAGGTCGACCTCGCCCGGCGGGCCGTCGAGGCGGGCTATCACGTGGTCGAGGTGCCGATCACCTTCATGGAGCGCGAGATCGGCGACTCCAAGATGAGCCGCGACATCCTCGTGGAGGCCCTGTGGCGGGTCACCGGCTGGGGAATCACCGGCCGGGCCAACAAGGTGCTGGGCCGCAGGACCCCCTGACCGTCGCAGCCCGACCGCCCGGCCGCCGCAGCCTCATGATCACCCCCTTACGCCGCCTGCACGCCCGTACAGGCACACTGGGGGCATGACGACCGGCACACCGCCTCCGACCCGTCCACGGCGCTCACGCGCCCGTACCCTCCTGCCGCTGGGCGTCGCCGCCTGGCTGGTCCTGGAGATCTGGCTGCTGACCGTGGTGGCCGGTGCGACGAACGGCTTCACCGTGCTGCTGATCCTGGTCGCAGGCGCCGTGCTCGGCGCCGCGGTGATCAAGCGCGCGGGCCGGCGCGCCTTCCGCAACCTCACCGAGACCCTGCAGCAGATGCCCGGGCAGCCCGGCGCTCCCGCGGCCCCGGCCGAGGCCCCGTCCGGCACCAAGGGCAACGGCTTCCTGATGCTGGGCGGCCTGCTCCTTATGATCCCCGGCGTGATCTCCGACGCGGCGGGGCTCCTGCTCCTGCTGCCCCCGGTCCGCACCGTGCTCGGACGCCTCGCGGAGCGCTCCCTGGAGCGCCGGATGAGGGCGGCGACGCCCGGCGGGTTCTCGGACGCCTTCCAGCAGGCACGCATCCACCGGCCGGACGGCAAGGTCGTCCAGGGCGAGGTCATCCGCGAGGACGGCCGGCCCGGGCACCCCCGCCCGGACGACGGCACGGGCACGGACCGCCCGCCGCTGATCCCCTGAGTCCCCGGCCCCGCCGCCGTCACCCCGTCACGGGGGAGCGGCGGCGGTGTCCCGGCAGCGGGCATCCCGGGAGGACCGGACGCACCAAGAGCCGCGGGCCGCGACACATGTTCTGTGTCGCGGCCCGCGGCTCTTGATCTTTGCGGTGTCAGGCGGTCAGGCAGACTTCCTGCTGTCCCGCGGGTGCACGGCGATGTTCATGGCACCGGAGCGCAGAACCGCCAGCCTCTCGGCCAGCACCTCTTCCAGCTCCTCGCGGGTGCGCCGCTCCATGAGCATGTCCCAATGCGTACGCGCAGGCTTGCCCTTCTTCTCTTCGGGGCCATCCCCGTCCACCAGGAGTGCCGTGGCGCCGCACGCCTTGCACTCCCA
The DNA window shown above is from Streptomyces sp. Alt3 and carries:
- a CDS encoding polyprenol monophosphomannose synthase, with protein sequence MNDGGQRQFGPLGRVLVIIPTYNEAENVKLIVARVRAAVPEADILVADDNSPDGTGKVADELAVGDSHVQVLHRKGKEGLGAAYLAGFRWGSEHGYGVLVEMDADGSHQPEELPRLLTALKGADLVLGSRWVPGGRVVNWPRHREMISRGGSLYSRMLLGLSVRDVTGGYRAFRTETLDGLGLDEVASQGYCFQVDLARRAVEAGYHVVEVPITFMEREIGDSKMSRDILVEALWRVTGWGITGRANKVLGRRTP
- the fxsA gene encoding FxsA family membrane protein encodes the protein MTTGTPPPTRPRRSRARTLLPLGVAAWLVLEIWLLTVVAGATNGFTVLLILVAGAVLGAAVIKRAGRRAFRNLTETLQQMPGQPGAPAAPAEAPSGTKGNGFLMLGGLLLMIPGVISDAAGLLLLLPPVRTVLGRLAERSLERRMRAATPGGFSDAFQQARIHRPDGKVVQGEVIREDGRPGHPRPDDGTGTDRPPLIP
- a CDS encoding RNA polymerase-binding protein RbpA — translated: MSERALRGTRLVVTSYETDRGIDLAPRQAVEYACPNGHRFEMPFSVEAEIPPEWECKACGATALLVDGDGPEEKKGKPARTHWDMLMERRTREELEEVLAERLAVLRSGAMNIAVHPRDSRKSA